In Quercus robur chromosome 11, dhQueRobu3.1, whole genome shotgun sequence, the following proteins share a genomic window:
- the LOC126705204 gene encoding uncharacterized protein LOC126705204, with amino-acid sequence MEGEGAEVVPQWRVHTDGSSNRQAGGAGVVLHTLKGDKIECIIRLDFPMTNHEAEYEALVAGLDLIRAAGAENMVVYSDSQVVTSQVNGDYECKNGRMKKYLEKVKGQINGLQIKFVQIPREENECVDRLAKSASAEYMPVPDQVLSFVQTSSLIDEVMSVQEIDNENNWTTPLVSYLRDVVLPDGKDAARKLKVRASRFVLIKEVLYKRGFSRPYLRCLGPEEADYIMREVHEGICGNYSGVQSLVNKLIRTGYYWPTMQNDAQTYVKACGKCQRFGNNVRQPSEELTPMMAPWPFAQWGLDIMGPFPTEIRYGIPRVLVSDKEKQLDNNAFRDFCLELGIKNHYSSTAHP; translated from the exons ATGGAAGGCGAGGGGGCAGAAGTAGTTCCACAATGGAGAGTCCATACAGACGGATCTTCAAATAGGCAAGCTGGAGGAGCAGGTGTGGTACTCCACACCCTGAAAGGAGATAAGATCGAGTGCATAATTCGCCTGGACTTTCCTATGACCAACCATGAAGCAGAATATGAAGCTTTAGTGGCAGGATTGGACCTCATAAGAGCGGCAGGAGCTGAAAACATGGTCGTATACAGCGACTCCCAAGTCGTCACCAGTCAGGTTAATGGTGACTATGAATGCAAGAACGGAAGAATGAAGAAGTACCTAGAGAAGGTGAAGGGTCAAATCAACGGTCTACAAATCAAATTCGTccaaatcccaagggaggagAATGAATGCGTCGATCGCCTAGCAAAGTCGGCCTCAGCAGAATACATGCCCGTCCCCGATCAGGTATTATCATTCGTTCAAACTTCTTCGCTCATAGATGAAGTAATGAGTGTGCAGGAGATAGATAACGAGAACAACTGGACCACGCCTTTAGTCTCCTACCTAAGGGACGTCGTGCTACCAGACGGGAAGGACGCTGCTAGAAAATTGAAGGTTCGAGCATCACGTTTTGTTCTGATAAAAGAAGTCctatacaaaagaggtttctcccgcCCGTACCTAAGGTGTTTGGGACCTGAGGAGGCAGACTACATCATGAGAGAGGTTCATGAGGGGATCTGTGGGAATTACTCGGGGGTACAATCGCTGGTGAACAAACTGATTCGCACGGGATACTACTGGCCTACTATGCAGAATGATGCGCAAACTTATGTCAAAGCCTGCGGCAAGTGCCAGAGATTCGGTAACAATGTCAGACAACCTTCGGAAGAACTCACGCCTATGatggctccatggccgttcgctcaatggggattagacatcATGGGCCCCTTCCCAACTGAGATCAG GTATGGGATACCCAGGGTTCTTGTCTCTGACAAAGAAAAGCAGCTCGATAACAACGCGTTCCGGGATTTTTGCTTAGAGCTAGGgatcaagaaccactactcGTCAACTGCTCATCCATAA
- the LOC126705205 gene encoding uncharacterized protein LOC126705205 — MQEGETLKAYSNRYWEMYNEIEGNYDDVAISTFKSGLPTEHGLRKSLTGKAVTSLRQLMNRINKYKRVEEDQQLGQANIEARKDTSLRPPMGIINVILATPRRTDSCPSKVMSVARLPSEHDDRKPKKAKTIASPVLGFLDEDKVRTIQPHDDALVVTLRIGGYDVRTVLVDQGSAVEVMYPNLYKG, encoded by the exons ATGCAAGAAGGGGAGACCTTAAAAGCCTACTCGaatagatattgggagatgtacaaTGAGATAGAGGGCAACTACGATGATGTCGCCATCAGTACTTTCAAGAGTGGCCTCCCAACTGAGCACGGTTTAAGAAAATCCCTAACAGGGAAGGCTGTCACCAGCCTACGCCAACTCATGAACCGAATcaacaagtataaaagggttgaagaggacCAACAGTTGG GACAGGCAAATATTGAGGCGCGGAAGGACACCTCCTTGAGACCGCCTATGGGCAttataaatgtcattcttgccacCCCGAGAAGGACCGACTCTTGTCCTTCCAAAGTAATGTCTGTAGCTCGACTTCCTAGCGAACATGATGATCGAAAGCCTAAAAAGGCCAAGACGATAGCATCTCCCGTGTTGGGATTCTTGGACGAGGATAAGGTCAGAACCATCcaaccccatgatgatgctctggTCGTCACGCTCAGGATTGGAGGATATGATGTAAGGACAGTGCTAGTAGATCAAGGCAGCGCtgtggaagtaatgtacccCAATCTATACAAGGGCTGA